The Glycine soja cultivar W05 chromosome 4, ASM419377v2, whole genome shotgun sequence genomic sequence CCAGTAATATATTTCAAACCATTTACCCACTGCTCACCAACTATTTGATCAATTTGTTTAGTGAGTATCAACCTCTAAACTGTTACATTTATGTAGTAAGtatctttttcttctctgcCACTACCTCACATAAGAGATTGTGCCCATTCCCCACAACCTTAACCCCACCAGACCATCATGCCATTGTATTCGATCCACCCCCAAGCTTCTGAAACTCAATATCAAACAATCCCTAGGGAAATCAAACCAACATATATGCTAACATTAGTGTCATAAGATCAAATTTCAAGCTTGTAAAATCTGACACACTTATGCTAGCCTTCTTGgagttaaataacttttttcacaGCTCAAGTTTTGAAAGCTACTGTTGTTCACAGTTGTTAGTGTCTCAAAGTAAAAATTCCTACCATAACATGAATCATAGTAAAAGATATATTTCCACATTAGTAGAAACATAGAAATAAGTACATACCATTATTATTAGCTTTCCAATAGTATTTAGTAATAAATTGTTccggattaaaaatatatttcatcctTAATAAATCCAAACAAATACAGGCAAAAAAGGTTATAAGTGTGAAATGAACAATAGATTTGAACATCTGAAAGACCTATGAAAAAAGGCCATAAGCATAAGCCAAGGAAGAGATGATAGGAATGACATCAAACTTACTTGTCCATTTTGGATTCATAGTCAAAACATAACTTGTGTAACTGAGTTATGGCTTTAAGTTCTTGCTCAGCATCATGCACCAACTAGGCAACTACATTTTAGTGATGTTTTAGTATGTTGAGCCAAAATATAAATCAGGCCACTTCACAGTAATTAATCccattcaatatatattttcaatggAAGCAACCTCTGAagttcaaacaataaaaaacaacATTCTACACTAGACCAATAACATTctatttttgttgctttttaGGTTTCTAGATAATTACTTCATATGAAAATGGAAAGGCACTTGTTTTCTTATGCACATTTTTCTTGCTTTgttcttgttgatgataatgtgCATTGTAGATGGGCCATGTCCCTCACACTAAATTGAGATGCTTAGAttcccttatttttttaatgattctaGATCAATGatggattattattattttataatgttattatgtttttgtcaTCTAAAATATTGGAATGGCGCCCAAAAAGGACTCTACTAAGTGGGATGATAAGaaaattggaattttttttgaGAATATGTATCAAAGAGATAGATGCTAGGAATAGGCCATGAACTCCTTTTAGTAAAGAAAGGTGGaataatttagagaaaaaatttcaagaaagaATAAGATGTGCTTATGATAGgattcaattgaaaaataaacaagTGTCGCAACCTTCCCTTTTGCGggtgagcgaggcgaggctcacgggtgcgtcttgaacgggaggaaaatgcgcggagtcaccaccaacgtttattgaaaggaaaacgttagaaaaaccaaaggaaaccggtcataaagaatattccagattcgggagttatatttacgcttgaggaagatattagcacctctcacgtttgtcccaaaggacaacagccttagattagaGTTGTGTGAAATCATGTATCTaaattttttgtctctttttatttttgaggtcaacaaaagtcgagcttttgctcctatgtaccctccatcgaagaggaaatcagacctacgtagttctttcataaAGGCAGTGaagtgatgtgttgattttacgCTTTCGAacagtccatgttaaccgataaaaacaaagaggaccgtctaaggcgttggaccttaaaacggtttttcagttatttttgcggacgaagcttgattttgtgagttgattttaaccttagtctcactttagttattagtcaattcaattaagaaagaaaaatcccaaagaaaaaatgtccgattgatttttttgattattttactaaaagatattttttgattattatattattattttacctctttttttggttttaaacgtggttacggcatgaccgaacggttggatttcattttaacagaaattaaaagatattacaatacgaatgattggtggaaatttattttatttttgattaggcgagaaaatgacttaaataaatgactaaagcacgtcaaaagggggtacggaaagtaaatgaaacgaaaataaaaagcacgcgaaacaagtggggaccaccaagggtacatagaatgaattgaaaagttcgatttcgggaacttaccggttgaagaccgaagaatgacgaagaacgaacgaagaacggcggaaaatcttcgtgaaatcacccacggaaacgtctcggaagcgttatggaagcgcctcggcttggattttcttcacggaaacaatttttttcactaattttaagtgattctcagctaccaggagggttgaatgtttttgttcttccctcctccccctatttatagggaaaagagggagaagcttgccacccagctcgcccaggcgttCTGGAGGAACTtcttggaaggcccaagtgggcctggttgctatttgcaccccttatttactaaatacaccccctgcctttttttgctgattctttttctgtaacgttacggaactttacgaattacgtaacgatacttgttttctttccgtaatgtcatggaaccttacggattaattaatcatcccttttttggcttccaaaatgttacagaaccttacgaattgtgcaacaatgcttccttttgacttccgacatgttacagaacctcacggattgtgcaacaatgcttccttttgacttccggcatgttaaggaacttcacggattgtgcaacaatgggtgccaagtatctcgaagcggtcaagcaaaggttgtatgccatcaaacaatggttctcagatgaaattagggtatgacagttgcccctctttacttaccttttatcggagataggaggaaagcaaagataaaacactgatttcgttcGTCTTAGCCCTTTTCTGTAATTAATCTATGACAACTCTCGAAGGCCATCCTTTGCCCATCATGGGGATTTAATTGATCTTAATCACAATAGTTCCAACCCAAAACGATTTGAAATAAGTGACTCCcgtctctctttcatctttctctgcacaacacaacacaaaacaaacaaacaaacaaaaataacataatatatacgtatacacatgtttggagaaggaaccgattgggaaaataacaaaaaccgtATTTTCCCCTCACCGGAGGCTCCGTACTTGATAACAGAGGATGCaagaatgacaatcaattcatgtggctccgaataagatttgatggtggaggatgcacgaacaacactaagaaatcaattcgtggggctccggactcgatggtggaggatgcatgaatgacaatcaattcatggggttccgaataagatttgatggtggaggatgcacgaacaacgctaggcaatcaattcgtggggctccggactcgatggtggaggatgcatgaatgacaatcaattcatggggctccgaataagatttgatggtggaggatgcacgaacagcgctaggcaatcaattcgtggggctccggactcgatggtggaggatgcatgaatgacaatcaattcatggggctccgaataagatttgatggtggaggatgcacgaacaacgctaggcaatcaatttgtggggctccggactcgatggtggaggatgcatgaatgacaatcaattcatggggctctgaataagatttaatggtggaggatgcacgaacagcgctaggcaatcaattcgtggggttccggacttgatggtggaggatgcaggtttagtttgatttttatgcAGTAGATATGCCCTTCAATGTGAATTAATGAGTTTTCAAGTTCAGTTTCAggtgaaaagatgaagaaatagAAGTTTGTTACAGCTGGTGTCTCGCCAAGTGAGGcacatgcgcttagcgagtaacATCCGCTAAGCAAGACatcagctcgcttagcgagtgagGAGAATTTGGAAGAGAATCTGCCATGCATGCACGCGCTCAGAGCGCCATCAGCTCGCCCAGCGAGTCATTTGTCTCTTCTGACGCTTAGCGCGCCTGacacgctaagccaaaattcactaactcgcgcttagcgcgaaaaTGGCACTAAGCGAGCCTTCAAGGACAAAAAGCCCTTAAAAGCTGAAGTTGGTGAAAAATAGGGATATGCTTGAGAGCCTATGCAATAGAGAGACGTAACAGGGCAAGGGAGCACCAAAAACCTCAGTTTTCAAGAGGATTCTAGGTTTTAGAGTAATTTTTAGGttcttagaggtggaggagacatccctacCATTGTGTAATATGAATTTTGCTTCCAAAACCTCCTATTGTAACTAAAAAGTGATAACTTGCCATGGAAGGCTAAAGCTTTTGTTGGGAATTTCTGTTGAgccttgatgtaaatattttttactatctatttaatgttgttttgatgtgttcattgcttctatctgcacttaattcttgcatgtttttggtctgatcacccatttgtgtgtatagttaggatttttagcattgaaaaatgttttgaatcctTAGAACTAGATAGATTAGGGCTAGATAACTGTATTGTCTGGACACGAAGTGCATGGACTCtagtttttaaaatgatgtgATCTTAATGTTGTTCagttaggctaagttcaacgAGGGATCCGAGAacgaagtttaattagaattagcccTTTCATGCGAGACATCGGTGTTTGGGATAATTGTcctcaacatagaacacagaaacaacattagatagagaaaaacctttaattgcatcaagtcACTCAGTAGAAAGGCCGAACATtttaatcatttgtttatttctcgCATTTAGctagttaattttatagttaTCTTTAGAATTGCAACTAtatcttgtttttatttccatttcatGATGTTATACAAATGTCTACTTACTGAATGAATGCTTTTCTAAATGAAATAAACTCCCTGtaattcgatactcggttcttaccgttttatattacttgtgactCAGTGCACTTGCTGATAAATTTCGTAGTTGTCCTAGAGGTGAAACATATGCATGAAGGAAAAATATGATAAGTATTGGGGTAATCCTATAACATGCTATTGATGATCTCTCTTGTGTTACACTCgagttacaaattaaaattcatgaatTGGCTTATTGCTGAAAGTTTTGATGGTGAAGGGGGTGAATTGACTTGTAAGTTGAGGGATAAAGTAGAATCTAGCTTGAGATAACTTTTTGAAGAGTATAGTAGTGATGGTGATGAGTTTGAAGTTAGCTCATAGGAGGCTCGAGCTTGACCTAGTGAAAGGGTTAAGGATGATCCTTATGACTATAGTTGATATTTCCAATCAACTAGATCTAGTACATCTGAATTAGATATATACCTGGAGGATGCTAGAGATAGTCGATTGTATTTGGATGTTTTGAATTGGTGGAAGCTAAACTTAGGTCGATTCCCAACTCTTACAAGCATGGCAAGAGATGTGCTTGCTATACTTGTCTCTACTATGGCCTCTGAGTCTGCTTTTAGTACTGGAGGACGAGTTCTTGATCCGTATCATTGTTCTCTTACACCTCAAATGGTGGAAGCACTTGTTTGTACACAATATTGGATCAAAAGAACACCATCACCACTGCCTTCAAATGAAAATGAGGAATTTTTGGAGTTTGAAAGAATTGAAGAAGgtaacaagattttttttcccttaaggTAGCTTTATGtacttattatataatatgaatgacaactaatttttttttttttttttttatgtttcagaACTTGTTCCCTCACTAGCCGCATTGGATGTTACTCATTCAGTCTCCTTGACCTTTACACTTAATGATGATTGAAGAATTAGGAATGcttctttttaatcttttttagttattaggattgttgtgtaatcaattaatttGGAGTTTAGACCTTTTGATTTGGATCATCATTGCTATTAAACTACTGGATATGTCAAATTTGCTTTTATAATTCTTTTGCATGATATTAGGATGGAAATGCCAAGTGACTGCTTGGTTTAATTAGTTCTAACTCCAATGAAGCTATCTAGTTTTGTAATCTGAATCTAGTATCCTTATATTTAGCTTTATTCTAATATATTTGTATAACTCATTTCTTTAATAAATGGGCATGGAATCCCTATTGGACCATTTTGAAGATATCTTTTTGAAGACTCtcaaaataaagtaataatcAATATGGTGACTTAGAAAATTTGGTTATTCCTTCATGTAGGGATGTTAAGGTGTGGCAAAAGTTGCAAGCTTGGGTAGACAAATTACCTAAGGCCAAACTTGAAGAGAGGCCTTCTATCAGAACACGAAGGCCTTACAATCATTTCAATCTCTTAATGCTAACACACACAGGTCCGCTACCtccttaattttgttttggtgGGTTGAGTAGTTCTTTCAGGTTTCAATGGTTTGGATGACACAAATTTTGTGGCAGAAGAAGAATGATTTTGAAAGCAAATAATTATTCTTGTATGCGTAGGTGTGAACTACCtaaacttcaatttttaaactttgaagctACCCCATTGTTGGACTTATCTTTTTCTATAATTAAATGTTGCTTGAATTTTGATTCATCATTGATATATTCTTATTGATAATGAATTTCTCTATTTAAAAAGACAAATCTTCAGCAGCTTCAAGTTTTTTGCCAACCTGATTATACTTTGGCTTGTTATTTGTGGCAAGATAGAGCGTTGATTGTCTTGGTATTTTGCTGGTGAGAAAGAGTTCAATTGCTGTTCAGCTTTGATTTTGAATAGATCCAAGTCTCAATCACTTTTTTTGTGACAACCAACTCATATAAAATCAACTATGTGATGTATAAACCAAGGGAGCCTACTAGTGTTGTTCTTGAAAGTTAGTTGATCAAGCCTTTAAAATGACTACATTAACTACTACGGACAGGTGTTTCATAAGTTGGTGTTTTGATCTATTGCAATATAGGATTTGGGATTCAGACTTGTTAACATAGTATTATCTGAACAGGGAACATGAATTTGTaacttttcacttctttttaataattatttttaagtgtcGTGAATGatccatgtttgggattttgacagtttttcattggttgcagcTATCTGAACTCTTATTGACTTCTATTGCACTTCTCAACACTCTTATGCTGCAAGACAAAAAGTGGATGAGATATCCAAAGTTGTAAGTGCTTTTCAatggtaatttaatttaaaaataaccaaACTTTAAAATGACGCAATTGAGTGTAGTATAtatatccttcttttttttcattttttggagTCAATTCTACAATGTTGTGATcttaagaatgatgcattttgCAGAAGGGAATAATGCTTAAAGCTAGAGGAAGTGAGACTAGTTTTCTGATGCACTTCGGATACTACTGGCTTATCTACATTGTAGTTACTGTTTGTATTGGAACCATTTATTTCAATGTGGGAACAAGCTACAACTCTATCCTAGTACTTATCTTTATTACTTGAAAGCAATTGAAGTTGTTATAAATGGATCAGTTTGGCAAGAAATTTGTCTTTCTTGGAGTTCATGTGCTTGACTTGTTTTTTATCTAGGCTAGAGCTTTTTGTGCATCTTTTGTCTTTGGTTTGTCACCTTTATGTCAATTGGTGGATTCCCTTCATTTGTTGAAGACGTGAAGGTAAATGTTTTGTGGCCCCTATGCAACCACTAATTACAATCATCATTATACTCAACATAATGTAGTAGAAAATCTGACACATGTTATTTCAATCATAGGTTTTCCAAAGGGAGAGGCTTAATGACCACTATGGTGTCACTTCATTTGTCATCAACAACACATTATTTGCAATGCCCTTCCTAATTTTGATCACCTTTCTCTCTGGAACCATTTGTTACTTCATGATTCGCCTACACCATGGCTTTTGGTACTACCTCTTCTTTGTGTTGTGCCTTTATGCTAGTGTCACAATGGTTGAAAGCTTAATGATGGAAATTGCTAGCATTGTCCCCAACTTCCTCATGGGCGTCATTATTGGAGCAGGGATTTAGGTATGCATGTCCCTCCCCATAATCTAGCACATGTACATTAAATTGCAAGTCATTATTGTAACTTGCAAGTCATTTCTTCTATGTGGTATTTTAAAGAAGCTACAAAGCTTTTTTCCATCCTTTATGTGCAAGGGAAGCTAGACATAAGATGGAGGTTTAGGCAAAGTATGGTAATGATAATGTGAGTAATCAATATTTTTCAAGGCAAAGATACTTTgctaattcaaaaaaataaaatttgaaaaccaattcaaaACCAGTTCGGCTCTTAAAATAGTTTTGAACTAGTTTGGCTCTGAAAACAGTTATAAACTTGTTCAAAACTAGTTCAGTTTAGAATTGGTTTAAAACTAGTTCAGAACTGGTTTTctaaaacatgtttggtttcgAACCAGATCGCGAACCAAATCGCAAACCAGTTCGCAGTTTCGAGTTAAAAACCAAATTGGTTAAACCAATTCGAAAACCAATTCAGTtcgattttttttcaaaccaatTTTTGCACAACCTTAATACGAGGTATCATCTTCAACATTTTAGATTGGCTCTAAATTTTAGATCAAAggatgaaatatttaattttcatcgtTCTAGTTTGAGAAGTATTATTGAAAGAACTTTTGGTGTTTGCAAAGCAAAATGGAGAATATTTCATCGCATGACCAATTTTAAACTTGAAACTCAAATTCTATCATATGAGCATGTTTTGCACTCCATAATTATGTTAGAAGGATAAATTCAGGATTCTTGAAAACTTAGAGAATGTTGAAGCATTACGAGTTACAGGACAAAAATTTAATGGTGGAGATGATAATGATATACCTCATCACGAAGAATgacaaaaaccatctcaagtaAATGTCAGATACATGGAAGAAGTAAGAAATGTTATCATAGATCGATTGACAAGATGATGCGACATTAGTTTCTCTTAGGTCTTTACTTTTTGAAATAagtttgtcatttaaattttgattggtTGCTTCTATAAGTAATTGAAGTACTTATTTAACATATCAATGAACATGAAAGTTTTAGTTGAtctgaacatttttgttttctagtcttatttgtttatttattttgttgaattgttttctttacttttttgtgAGGTAATTTATAAAGTACttgtagaaaaaatataataaatatttttaatacatattattgatttttctatgaggtaatttttaaaataaaaataggttaAACTATTCATTTGGTCCCTATAATTTCACAATTCTtacatttttagtccctatagtttgaaagtgttttttttagttcctatagtttacattttaattctcttttaatccctatagtttaaaagtattttttagtcattatagtttgtattttaatttttttttagtccttatagtttgaacgtgatctttttagtccctataatttatattttaattagcttttagttcttattacaaaaaaatatataaaataattgactacaaattagttataaattatcaactatttttttattacaaattatcttacgataaattagttatgaattacttgttaatatttttatagtcaattataattgataatattactcatattttgatgttaaggactaaaagaaaattaaaatataaaatatagggactaaaaacccACTTTTTAACTATTGAGACtaagagagaattaaaatgcaaattataaggactaaaaaaatcactttcaaactacatggacttaaaaaaaattaaaatataaattataagaactaaaaaaattactttcaaactatatagactaaaaagataaaaatcataatttaaccataaaaatttaataacaatgtTATTATTAAACTCTAGTGTAAGTTCATGTGTAAAACCAACACTAATTACcaaattttagaaatattttattaataagttattataataacaaggTTATTAggatacaaaaataatatttgaaattttcaaatatcttttttaattaaaaaaacatagattacttgtataaaaaaaatgattttttactaaataaacATGTTTATTTCATAAGTACATATAAGTTgtaaacaaacataaatttttCGTAAAATCACTTATTTTAAGCCTAAACAAATTcactcaataataataataaaaaacccCGAGAACCTGAAGCTGTGGTCGCTCGTTCTAGGGTTTAACAAACGGCTGAATAGTAAATACTTTCAGAGGCAGTAGCGTAATTGTTCGGCTCTCGCAAATACGAGAAGGAACAAAACACCGCGGAAGCAACCATGGCCGAAGCAGAACACAACGATCCCACCTCGCCGGAGCGCGAGGTCCAAACCAAAAGCAACAAGAAGAAACTCCGCAAGAGGAAAAGGCCTCACAAGACCGAGCAGAAACGAGATGAGGACAAGAACGATGCTAACATTGATAGTGCCCAAACACAAAccgaagatgaagaagaagaacaaaaagaagaagacaCAAACAACTTCTCATCCGGAATCATGAGCACCGAGTCTTTCTCCTCTCTGGGCTTGTCCGAACCCACTTCCAAAGCCATTGCGGACATGGGCTTCCACCGTATGACTCAGGTAACGCCGTTTTGTCGTtcctctcttttatttatttatttatgttcgAGATGGCGACAAAGCTTTCTCTCTGAGTATTTAACGCAAGTGTATACCTAGGTCTCGAGACCTCTGATTAAGCTAATTAATCACATTTATTCATGAATTAAAATCATGTTTATTGAATTTAGATTCAAGCGAAGGCAATTCCGCCGCTTCTGACCAGGAAGGACGTTCTGGGCGCGGCGAGAACGGGTGCGGGAAAAACCCTAGCGTTTTTAGTTCCGGCGGTGGAGTTGCTGTACAGCATTCAGTTCACGCCTCGGAACGGGACGGGTGTTGTTGTGATATGCCCGACGAGGGAGCTGGCGATTCAGACGCACGCCGTGGCGAAGGAGCTGCTGAAGTATCACTCGCAGACGCTTGGGTTGGTGATTGGGGGTTCCGGGAGGAAGGGAGAGGCGGAGCGCATTGTGAAAGGGGTGAACCTGTTGGTGGCGACGCCAGGAAGGCTTCTCGATCACCTCCAGAATACGAAGGGGTTCATATATAAAAACTTGAAGGTAAGTTGTTGATTGGTAACTTGAAGGGATGCTGGCTGTTCTTTTCGTTTAACActgaaatattaaaagttttttactTATGGTGTTGGAGACGTTTCTGTTTTTCACATTTTGGAGTGACGTCTCTTCTTATAAATTAATAGATGCATGCATATGTAAGTCTATGTCTTGGTTATCCAACTTACTCTGCGGTCTGAGTTCTTGCTTGATTTGGCAGTGCCTAATGATTGATGAAGCTGACAGGATATTGGAAGCAAATTTTGAGGAGGAGATGAAGCAGATTATTAACATACTTCCAAAGGTATTCAGAACTTTTGCAATGTGTTTCTATTTTCTCCTTCCCCTTGCCCCATTTTGTAATGCGGTGTaaggttttgaaattttaatagtCATGAAAATGGGTAATGTCCAACACTCCAAATATGTTGCTGCTTTGTGGATGGGATTGGTTATCTGTAAAACACCACATACTAATGCGATAAGTAATACAATATCATTTTAGAGAAAACTAAATTGGACAATTAAATAGGTTTCTGAATGATTAATTCAAGTTTCTTTTGAGCTGttaatgaaaatgaatgagTTTATGGTGCAacccaaaaatatgttttcaaaagtCTAGAAAGCAAAAACATAAAGACAGGAGGTGGCCTTGTTTAGGAAGGTTCAAATCCcatttaatatctttttaacaaatatatgaatattttttttcctccatcGACAAGATGTAAAATTGTAGGTGGTTTTcaactttttgtttttgcatGAGTGGTCTATTTCTGGTGCTATGGCTTTTAGGTATTTGCTCCTCTGCACCACTGTTGGGATTGGTGACTTTCATCCGACCATAATACCTCCTAGTGAGTTTATTGAGTCTGAATGCCTTTGTAGGCTGAGATATAGCTGCTGCTGTTTCTCCTATTTATTTTTCCCTTCTTTTGCCTTGTGTAAATTAAATGTAGCTTTAAGTCTATATCTACTTTTTGTTTATACCTAATATTAATGAGTATGGCTAATTAATTTGCTTCTCATTTTACAGAAAAGGCAAACAGCTTTGTTCTCAGCTACCCAAACAAAGAAGGTTTGTTCTTCATTTCCATCCTTATCATGTTCCTTGTAAAGGAAATCTTAAATTCcagttttgtttctttattcaATTTTACTAATAGTCACGTCATATAAATGTGCATTTTCCCCTTGATACACTTGAAGTGAATGCTTGATAATGCATGTTATATTTGAAAACAAGATTCTGGGGAATGCATGTTATATTGTCTGTGTTTTCCCCTTGTTTTCtttattcaattttacttaTTGTCTGtgtttttggataaattttccGTGTTAAATTACAGGTCGAGGATCTTGCCCGCTTATCATTTCAGGCAACTCCTATCTATATTGATGTAGATGATGGGAGAAAAAAGGTGA encodes the following:
- the LOC114409557 gene encoding DEAD-box ATP-dependent RNA helicase 27-like; the protein is MAEAEHNDPTSPEREVQTKSNKKKLRKRKRPHKTEQKRDEDKNDANIDSAQTQTEDEEEEQKEEDTNNFSSGIMSTESFSSLGLSEPTSKAIADMGFHRMTQIQAKAIPPLLTRKDVLGAARTGAGKTLAFLVPAVELLYSIQFTPRNGTGVVVICPTRELAIQTHAVAKELLKYHSQTLGLVIGGSGRKGEAERIVKGVNLLVATPGRLLDHLQNTKGFIYKNLKCLMIDEADRILEANFEEEMKQIINILPKKRQTALFSATQTKKVEDLARLSFQATPIYIDVDDGRKKVTNEGLQQGYVVVPCAKRFVVLYSFLRRYQSKKVMVFFSSCNSVKFHADLLKCTGLDCLNIHGKQKQHARTTTFFNFCKAEKGILLCTDVAARGLDIPDVDWIVQYDPPDEPKEYIHRVGRTARGEGGKGNALLFLIPEELQFLHYLKAAKVPVKEYAFDHKKLANVQSQLEKLVAGIYHLNVMAKDAYRSYILAYNSHSMKDIFNVHRLDLQAVAASFCFSNPPKVNLNIDSSASKHRKKIRKVEGKRR